One segment of Candidatus Nanopelagicales bacterium DNA contains the following:
- the rnhA gene encoding ribonuclease HI yields MPEDVVMYTDGACKGNPGPGGWGVLLRRDGHELPLSGGELHTTNNRMELMAVIQGLRALNRSCDVRIVTDSKYVRDGVTSWMSKWKKNGWMTAARPPKPVKNQDLWEELDQELHIHSVTWEWVKGHSGHSGNERADELANAGVPR; encoded by the coding sequence ATGCCGGAAGACGTCGTGATGTACACAGACGGAGCGTGCAAGGGCAACCCCGGACCAGGCGGCTGGGGAGTTCTGCTGCGGCGGGATGGGCACGAACTGCCCCTATCAGGCGGCGAACTCCACACGACGAACAACCGCATGGAACTGATGGCAGTGATCCAGGGCCTACGTGCGCTGAACCGTTCATGCGATGTCCGCATCGTCACAGACTCCAAGTACGTCCGCGACGGCGTGACATCGTGGATGTCGAAGTGGAAGAAGAATGGCTGGATGACTGCCGCGCGGCCTCCCAAGCCGGTGAAGAACCAAGACCTGTGGGAGGAACTCGACCAGGAGCTGCACATCCATTCCGTCACGTGGGAATGGGTGAAGGGCCACTCCGGCCACTCGGGCAACGAGCGTGCCGACGAGCTCGCGAACGCGGGAGTGCCCCGCTGA